The following DNA comes from Maylandia zebra isolate NMK-2024a linkage group LG6, Mzebra_GT3a, whole genome shotgun sequence.
GCCAAGGCCACCTGATGCATGTGAAGAGTGAAGGCTGGTCTGTGTGGTCTGATCCAACAGACGAACTATTGTAGGTCAGGTGGTAGAGTGGATCACctactaactggaaggttgtTGGTTCGATCTGCtacagtctgcatgcctaatatcagatagagtagaaaagcactgtataagaaccagtccattacGAAATTGCCAAATAACTTTCTGCTGGTTCTGAtggtaaaatggcctgtatttgtatagtgcttttctagtccctaaggaccccaaagcgctttacacaacctgtcatccacccattcacacactggtgatggcagctacattgtagccacagccaccctggggcgcactgacagaggcgaggctgccggacactggcgccaccgggccctctgaccaccaccagtaggcaacgggtgaagtgtcttgcccaaggacacaacgaccaagactgtccaagccggggctcgaaccggcaaccttccgattacaaggcgaactcccaactcttaagCCACAATCGCCCTGATAGAAAGGTGTCAGGGTACAGACTTcatcacagtttgttgtgtatgCGGCTGCATAGCTGCAGACCAGTCAGGGTCGCTGTCCACCACTGAGAGCACCAACAATGAACACATGAACATTAGAACTGGACCATGGAGCAATGGTAGAATATGGCTTGGTCTGATGAATCACGTTTTCTTTTATATCAAGTGGATGATGGTGTGTGAGGGAAGAAGCCAAGCCGGCAGAGGCAACGTGATGCTTTGAGCAAcgttctgctgggaaacctttggtcctaacatccatgtggatgttactttgactCGTACCAGGTACCTAAGCATTGTAGCATGACATTACCTGATGGCCTGTCACAAAAATGATTCAGGAATGGCTGGAGGCACACAGCAGTgagtttgaggtgttgacttggcctccaaattccccagatctcagtccaatcaAGCTCctgtgggatgtgctggacaaacaagtcTGATCCATGGAGGCACATTGCAACTTACATGAGTAAacggatctgttgctaacatcttggtgcagATACCACAGCTTCAGGGGCCTAGTAGAGTCCGTGCCTCAACAAGTCAGggctgttttggcagcaaaGCGGAACAACACCATACTGGgcaggtggtcataatgttatgtcTGAAAGGTCTATCTTATCGTTATAGTAATATAGTTATCTTGAATCTGAGGCGTGACATTAAAGCAATGTATTCAGTGCTGATGCTGTCTTCATAATGTCCATATGTCACGCTAACACACTCTTTTCCTCAGCTTAACATCATGAGCTTCatagcagagctgctggagtGGTTTGAGATCAAGAAACCTGATTTTGTCCAGCCCGTACAGCCCATTGACCTCACAGGTTTGTGACTTCACCACGTTAATAAGAACTTCTTTGCTTTACTGGCTTTGTGCACATTTGTTCACTGACTGTAACACTGCATTCTGTACCTTTCAGATGTCTCAGGGTTAACTGACTGTATTAGTCCCGTCACTGGTAACAGCAACAGGTACCAGCATGCCACACATACAAGTACATATACAAAAAGTGGTtagaaatattattaaaaaaaagaccagTCACTAAACCCAAATTACTACAGGGTAGGAAATAACACTCAACTGAAATAAATCTGAATACAGTCAAACAGGACCTAATCAAGCCATTTGTTGAGTCAAACAGATGGGCCACAGACAAAAATTGGCTGTGTTGTGTAACACTGTTGTCCCTTTTCAGCGGTTCtccttctttcatctttaaacaACCATTTGTACCCATCTCCTCTCCAGTTTCACCAGGTAACAGTTACTGGGCACGCATCTTTTATGCCTATTGCTATTTTGCATTTGCGTGCAATTAGCCGTTGTGTGAGACTTATGAGttattttctttgcagaaaacaaaagctggacaaagaaacaaatcagGTAGATATCCTTAAACCCTTTATGTGGTTTCTATCGTAAGTGTTGTGTTGCTCTCATATTTtatcttaatttttttaatcttcttactttGGCTTCCGTGGACTCTGCTTTTCCATACTTGTTGGTGCAACTCATCCATTTATCCATCATTCCGTTGTCACCCACCTCTCTGCAGTCGTCCTCTGTCAGCAGTGACTTTCAGCATCCCATTTGGCCTGGACAGTGATGTTGACATTGTCATGGGAAACCCAATAGATTCTGTCTTTCGCTCCGTCAGCACTGACAGCCTCGCCACCGCCATCCCGGCAATGACGTCCCCGATGACATCAGCAGGGATGACTCGTGTCCCGTACAGCCCTCCGGAGGATCTCAGCCACCTGGTCAGCGCTTCAGCCCCATCGCAGCGCTCTTCCTGGGGTCCATATGCACACACTGCACAAATGGGAGAGCTGCCGACCATTGAGGAGGCGATGCAGGTCGTCCATAGACCGGGCAGCAAAGACCAGAAGAAGGGAAGGGTACCTGAGAAAGGTGGGAAAGGAGCTTTGGCAGACAGGCCAGAGCCCAGGTTACGTCCTGAAGGAGCTCCAGCAGGTTTCTTTTTGCACTCGCCTGAAGAGGATAATCCCCAGCTCAGCAGCTCTGCTCCGTGTCGCTCCGGAATCCTCTACCGGCCAGTTGGAGGAGAAGTGGGCGGCAATGAAAGGCAAGGAAGGAGAGAAAGCCGGGAGAGGTCAGGACGTTCTGATATGTCACGTGATGACGACTCTGTACTGCGAGATGGCAGCGTCGACTCCTCGGAAGCATCGGACGATATGCCCAGAAACGCCCCGGGTAACATACGACCCAGTAGCGGTCGTCAGGGAAACCACAGCACCAGCAACAGTCCACGCATGACGAGCTTTGCTGAGCGACGAGACAACCGAAGAAGACACCCTGCTGCTACTGGGGAAGAGTCGGCTTCTGCTCAGACTCCAACAACCCCAGCAACTCCAAACACACCCTCCACCCCAGCAGGTGCAGTAGGGTGCCAGGACAGCCCAGGTCCCAGAGGTCCGGAACCTGGCTCTGAGGCCTGGGAACTGGGAGTTCGTCTTGAGGAAAAACGCAAAAGCATCGAAGCTCAAAAAAGACGTATCGAAGCTATTTTTGCCAAGCACAGGCAGCGGCTTGGAAAAACTGCTTTCCTTCAACTGAAAAGAGAgcaaggagaaggaggaggtgaGGCAGCGGATGATAATCTGACCCTTGATGAGCGTCTCACTCGCATGGAGGAACAACtgaaacaggaggaggagaaagaaaagccaTCTGTTTCCAATCCTCCGCGGTTAGAGAAACAGGTCACATTCTCTATTGAAAGTAAGAAAGGATCAGAGATAGAAAAAGGAACAGAGAAAGTGGGGGAAGCCGTTTTAGTGGAATACAACGAGGTGGTGCAGAAACTCAGTGAGGCTCTGCAGTCGCTACAGAAGGACATGCAGAAACTTACCGAGCAGCAACAGCAACTCATGAGCAACCAAAGACCCAAAAATATGCTCAGAACAACTCCAAAATCAACAACTAGAAGTAATACCAAAACACCATCCAAAACCCCTCCTCACACTCCAACAAAAACACCACCAAGAACTCCGACAAAAACCCCAACCAGGACTACCAGTAAAGCTTGGGTGATTCCTGCTGGTTCCAATGCTCCATCTGCTTCTTCCCCATCACGCCGGTCTCATCTTGTTTCCTCTTCCACATCACCAAAAACTATTATATCTTCCTCCTGCCCAGCTTCTCGCACTAAGAGTCAGTCCACTCCCCGTAGCCCCAAACACCATCCACGTATCCAACACCAGCCTCACCCACGGCCTTCCGAACTTAAATTCCCTCCGCTCAATCGCGTCTTGACACCAACCCAAACTGTGGACACACTCCCACACCTGCGGCGCGTGTCGCCCAGCAAGTGTCAGGTACAGACCTCTTCTTCCTTCCGTATCGGTGGACCCCGGACTCCCCAGGAGTCTCCCCAGGCtacccagcagccacaggccgcTGAGAGCACCTCGGACACAGGCTCAAGTGAAACACCCACCCAGTTTAGCCTGGAGTTGGAGCAGGAAGACACAGGGGTCATTGGAGGGTTGCCGCAACCCAGGCAAGATCGTCTAAGAGCTGCTGGAGGGAGCAGCTCTGGTGCTCCTTCTGAGTGCTCATTTGAAAGTGAGACTTTGTCCATGTCTGCTGCGTACAGCACAGGAGGTGAAGGAGGAAGAGCCGCGGGTGCGGGAAAGCAATGCAGCCTGATTGAAGTATCATTATCATCTCTTGGGGGACCAGAGGGGGGAAGCGATGAACCAACTGATGAGGGGCAGGAGTTCTCCTCCGATTCCATGAGCGACCACACAGAATCCGCTGTGGAACCTGCAGAACGACTCCCTGCCGAACCTTTGGATCCAATAGAGCGACTAAATTTGGCAATAGAAGACAGCGATGTGCCAAAAGAACAAATTGGATCGAAAGGCGGAGATGCAAGAGAGGCGGAGATGTTAGAACCAGGTGAAGAGCAGAACGAAGTGGGAGCCAAAGGAggaattggattttttttcaaggTGAGTTCTTGCAAAAGAGAATGGACAAGGAAAAGTGTATTTTGGATGCACATGAATTACATGCTTCTTTGTTTGTAGGACGAGGTTCACAGTGAAGGGGAGATGGCTCAACGTAGAGCGGTACTGTTAGAACGACagcagaagagaacagaggAACTAAAGAAGAGGAGACAGTGGAATGAGCAAGAAAGGGAAATCAGGTAGTGTTTCTATAAATTTGTGAAAGCAACTATACAAAGTAAATCCCCACAGATTTGCTTTTCTTGAATTTGTTGATTAACAAGTCCAAATTTGAGCTGCACGTGTGTAAAATTAACCTAAATTTGTTTGGTTGGGTTTAGACTAGCATCCTCAGAAAAAAAAGCGGCATCACCTTCCAGCACACCTCCTGCAGCCACGACCTCACCTTCTCCTACACCTCCGGCTACTCCAGCTCGCCGTGGAGATTTTACACGGGGGGAGTACGCATGGCGGCAACAACTCAGACTCATGGAGGACCTGGACAAAGTTCTTAAGCAAAAATCGACTAACCAAGGACGAACTCCCACTAAGAAAAGCCGCTCCCGGCCTCGCAGCATGACCAGAGAGGAAACGCAGCTATCTCTGAGTCCCGCCAAGGGAGCGACTGGTAAAGCCAAAATAGTTTCGAAAAAAGTATTTCTACACTATTTGAATGactgaaatatttttatgttCTACCATTTGCTTCCCCAGGTACTAAGTTGACCAGAGTCTATTCTCACTCCTCACTCAACCTGGCAGCCACAGACGAACCAGGAAACAATGGTGGTGACCCCACAAAGCGAGTCCGCAGGTACACTGCTGCATTGTCAGGTCGCAGCAGCACAAGCATAGCTTAAGAAATTGCAGCATTGGTTAGTTGGCCAGGTGTTTGCATCCGAGTGAAATATCAGAAATTCCAGTGATAAAGTTAGAAAGTCAGAAAAAAtaggatttgtttttgttcttattaACTTAAATATTGATACCTACCTTTGAGTTATTTAACTTACTAACTCAAAATTTTCAGAAAAGAAAATTCTGGTTGTGGATTGcagatttatttatagtttttcaATAATTTAGTTTGTTTCTATCCTCTATGTTCAATACATTGCTCCAATCCATCAGGAAGTAGCCGGCATGCTAGAAAATATACTACCTGTACTTCCTGATGCTGGCAAATCTGTTGACATCAATAATGCaacaatttgttgttttttcacgaGCGTCTTATAGGGCAGTTTATCAACACAGCGAGATTTTAAATACAGTATCAACATTCATATTGATACTAACGATATTTGGATCAATCTGCCTACCTCTGCTGTCTATTATGATGTCATAATGCGACCAGGGCACTCTTGGTTTCTCTGCAGCACCCGCCCTGATTCACCTTCAGGTTGTGTAACACCAAGCAGACTGACAAATGGAGAGAAGGACTCGGAGAGTGGTTCAAATGGAACTTCACCTGCCCCAGAATACTCAGGTACAACGTTAAGCAGGTCCAACGCGATCACTCGGTTCCTTTGTACTTGTAAGCAATAGCCAAGTGCTTTCAGCTGTAGTTGGTCTGCAAAAACCAGcgtgtctgttttgtttttttacatttcaggtCCAAAACTCTTCAAGGAACCAAGTTTCAAGTCCAATAAATTCATCATTCACAACGCGCTCTCTCGCTGCTGCCTCGCAGGGAAGGTCAACGAGTCTCAAAAAAACAAGATTGTTGAGGTAGAGGACTCATTTTACTTCACTTTTAATCAAGCTCATTGtgaattctgctatttctgtaACTGTAGGCGCCATATTTATTAAAATCACCCATAATCCTTCACGTCCTTTTTTGAAGCATAAACATTGtgctgttttttacattttactttactaacacaaacattttcattatggTGATCTGGTTTTGAAGCCTTAACAAAATAAATCTGCTTTTCATTCACATATAGAGAGTAGAATAACAGAATTATCTCCTGAAGCTGAATATCAGTAGCTCAGTGACTTACTGAGGTTGCTACACTGAGGTGAGAAGAAATGACACTTTATTAATTCTGTTAGTGGTGGCAGGCCAtaaataatgcattttaaagGTAGGAGCGAGGGCCGTGTAAAATCTGACCGATGTCTGTGATCAGCCCCCGGGCCAGACTTTAGACATGCCTGGTGTAGACCATACTCACAGATGCAACATGCTTACTGCatcttttattcatgtttttccaACTTCAGGAAATGGAGAAGAGTCCTGCCAACCACTTCCTCATCCTCTTCCGCGATTCCAGCTGCCAGTTTCGAGGCGTTTACACCATGAACCCTGACACCCAGGAGCTTGCGCGATTGGCTGGGGTGGGCCCACGGACGGTTAGCTCCATTCAGGTGGAGTCCATCTACAAATACAGCTCAGACAGGAAGCAGTTTAGTGCCATCCCCTCTAAAACGATGGGCATGAGCGTGGACGCCTTCACCATCCCCAGCCATCTCTGGCAAGGAGGAGGAGCGGGAGGTGGAGGAAGCAGGAGAGCAAGTGTTACTAAGAAGGCTGTCACTTCCAAGTGAGATCCAGTACACACAGTGGCACATGGATGATGAAAACACTCTAAATACACTGTAATTACAGTCAAACTGAAGTGAAACACGAAAAACATACGTGCACACTGACAGGCCTGTAAAAAACACCTTACCTCTGTTGGCCTCAGATTTTacaagaaatagaaaaaaagaaattggaGCGATTTGTACTCCCCTTCATGTGCACGAAAGTGTCAACAGCACAACTTTGAGACAGGAGCAGCACACTGACACAGAGGAAGGTTTTGTAATTACTCAAGgattagttacttttaaaaagtctCCTTACGTACACTTTCATTGTTTGAAAatacaaacatgtttttttcttttgaaagaaAATAGTTGTTTCCTGAAAAACTTCATGAAATTACCGATTGCTAGCCAGTCCTCCCCTTAAGTAAAACACCAGTTTTTTACACAAAGCCAAACGACAGAGAAAATGCCTTCACGTCAGAGTGTCTGACGGGACCTTCGTTGTGTATGACGTTAATTCTACCAGTAACTCTTAGTGGGTGGATAAAGCACATTTGTTTTGCAAGATGAAAGATAGCCATAACCATGTGATACATATAGCAGAGGCGAGCTTTTTCTTTTGGACATCTGTAAATGTGTAGCGGTTCTCAGAGATGATTACCACAGCATGAATGGTTATTTACTGTACGTGGTATAAgcttatttcaaaataagatcACAGTGGAAACTTGTGGTTTTGATGAAACTATATTGATGGTATGTGAGCATTAGATGCCAATTTAAACAACTTTTGTATACTTGGACTTATCAAATCTTGAGAATGACGTGTCATAAACAAGCTTATGTCTAGAAGTACCTGAATTGTTGTGCTCTTGGGAAGAGATTGATACAGACTGGAGTTCCAAGCGTTGCCATCTTTGTATTCCCTAATGAATCtttcattaaaataaagaaagtctTTCACATTTGTGAAACTAACAATAAACTGGAGACCATTTTGCAACTAGATCACATCAGCTGCCACACATTCTGACACCAACGCATAAAGAAATGCATAAAGcctaaataacaaaaaaatgaaattgcttACAAATCGTGGGTTGCATTGCATAAGCTCATCTATAAATTATGCTCTTTGAACTgtgttggaagcaaaatattttCTAGGTTGATGTAGACCTTGAACTTCTCAACAGTTCAGAGCCTCTGTCatattttctgttcttttctattctattctattctttctttattttttgtttcataatGTGGCaggtctggactgcaggcaggCCAGCTAAGCCACCTGAACTTCTACCGTGGAGCCATGCTTTATTAATGCAATCGGACCACTCTTTGACTGAGAAACTCTAAGGTCTTTCTTGAAAATGGGGAAAAGGTCTGTATATATCATTCAGCTTTAATGGAGCCCACACAGATGTGTcccatttcttttgtttaaaaaaaaaaaaacaacaaaaatttcccagtattaatttaaaaataaacattttttaaaccccattttaaatatttgatgcttaataaaataaaacaagtgtAAGGCCGGTGGCCAGACCACACCACACTTCATTTTCCTTGTCCCTCCATAGTTAACACAATTACATGGACATTAGAAGACAGAAACCTGGTCAGTGACTCAGGGAAACGATTGAACACTGCGAGAATGAACATAGCAGAGCAATTTTGCTACATAGCAAAGAAACAACAGTGAAACGCACTATTTGCAAGATGACACCGTTGCTTTAAATATTTACCTGCTGTTCATAATATTAAAGAAGGAACTCGTGTCTTGTTTTATGAGAAGGACAAGTGAATTACCTTTTGCTGGTTTTACACCACACGTGGTCTGTCATATTCAAAGATGGCCAGCAGTCATTTCATTATAATGACACACCTTCTGCAGTAGAAACTTCCCATTgcagcaaaaaaggaaaatctcTATACAGTTGATGAATGTCACAGGGCAGTATGTTTAAGCACCAAAACACCTAAAAAGATTCATTAGGGATTCAAAAGCATTTGTTAAGGTGAAGTCAGAATGGACTTAATGTTACTGAAACGGTTCTCTGCTCTTGGTTGAGTGCACACAGTGAAACTGGTCTCTTTCAAACCAGCATACATGTATGAAATAACAAACTGGATTAAACTCCACTGATCAAACTTTTCATTGTTGTCGTTTCTCACACTTACAGCATGTGACCTCATCTTACTGAGAAGACAAGATCATTTCATATAACTGACCTAAAGTCGCTTATTGGCTCTTTTAGAGCCTCGCTATTGGCTAGGCCAGCCATTAGCAACCTTCAGCTTCAAAAGCGCTGTTGTGGCTCCTTCCAAATGAAGGGAGAAAAAGAGCAGCAATCTCGGGTAACAAGGATGTTACATGTAATTAGGACAGGATAGATTAATGTACATGTATTAATGATACATAGTAAATGTATAAATAGGCTTACGGTTACGGTACAGTGGCTCGTGAGCCGCAGGTTGCCAACCTCAGTGCTTGGCTTTGACGTGGGAATCACCAAACACCCCATGAtatgatattatcacaatacatTGCTAACGATATAATACTATTCTCATTCATTCATAAAATTCTCATTCACAAATATTGACAAAGTTGCTACAGGGGTGCAGGTGCGCTCCAGCCTTGCTTTTTTATAGGTTTTGATCCATTTCTCCTGGTTGCAAGGGAGATGCCGTTCCATGTGAACAGAACCAGAATACATGTGGGAGACCATTTGGGTCGATTCCCCTTCAGTTGTGCTCACTGACAAATGAATAAAAGGAAAATTGAACATTTTAGTCAGTGGAGTCCAGACCATCAGCAACAAAATGAGTCCAACATGAgttcatgtttattttattgcatcTTCATCAGAAACAGAATGtatatatattgtgtatatatacagCACGTAGCTCGGAGATGCATCAATAGAGGATGTAATTCATTAACATGTCAATTTTATTGCGTTGGTTTGATCAACTGGGATTCTTTGAGATCTTTGGAGCAGTCTTACTGCAGTTGGTTGAAACTGTAGGTC
Coding sequences within:
- the LOC101464568 gene encoding calmodulin-regulated spectrin-associated protein 3 isoform X2; translated protein: MVDSPSAMKKTFSVPEIKPLDQYDFNRAKICASVRWLLSKSYGSAENVPVELRDPLYKDQYEQEHLKPAVSKLLLSPEIYCRAQALLAQAHGVSQPASQGSPADNSALLQFLIKKGFAPKVQDADVTEEDLSSSPIKTKAHLALIDSLMSLATKETVGQVKMAVEAEQMGVGAPWENGLLFWVNRLNQKLRESTEEEEPPKSQNCTDLQPVQDSCQSTRWYWKLVPIRYRKDKVQSKLTPTFPLVSAVKDLSNGCAIAAVLHYYCPSLLPLEDVCLKDTMSVADSLYNLQLIKEFCESSLQSCCPLAVEDMLYAPLTLHLNIMSFIAELLEWFEIKKPDFVQPVQPIDLTDVSGLTDCISPVTGNSNSGSPSFIFKQPFVPISSPVSPENKSWTKKQISRPLSAVTFSIPFGLDSDVDIVMGNPIDSVFRSVSTDSLATAIPAMTSPMTSAGMTRVPYSPPEDLSHLVSASAPSQRSSWGPYAHTAQMGELPTIEEAMQVVHRPGSKDQKKGRVPEKGGKGALADRPEPRLRPEGAPAGFFLHSPEEDNPQLSSSAPCRSGILYRPVGGEVGGNERQGRRESRERSGRSDMSRDDDSVLRDGSVDSSEASDDMPRNAPGNIRPSSGRQGNHSTSNSPRMTSFAERRDNRRRHPAATGEESASAQTPTTPATPNTPSTPAGAVGCQDSPGPRGPEPGSEAWELGVRLEEKRKSIEAQKRRIEAIFAKHRQRLGKTAFLQLKREQGEGGGEAADDNLTLDERLTRMEEQLKQEEEKEKPSVSNPPRLEKQVTFSIESKKGSEIEKGTEKVGEAVLVEYNEVVQKLSEALQSLQKDMQKLTEQQQQLMSNQRPKNMLRTTPKSTTRSNTKTPSKTPPHTPTKTPPRTPTKTPTRTTSKAWVIPAGSNAPSASSPSRRSHLVSSSTSPKTIISSSCPASRTKSQSTPRSPKHHPRIQHQPHPRPSELKFPPLNRVLTPTQTVDTLPHLRRVSPSKCQVQTSSSFRIGGPRTPQESPQATQQPQAAESTSDTGSSETPTQFSLELEQEDTGVIGGLPQPRQDRLRAAGGSSSGAPSECSFESETLSMSAAYSTGGEGGRAAGAGKQCSLIEVSLSSLGGPEGGSDEPTDEGQEFSSDSMSDHTESAVEPAERLPAEPLDPIERLNLAIEDSDVPKEQIGSKGGDAREAEMLEPGEEQNEVGAKGGIGFFFKDEVHSEGEMAQRRAVLLERQQKRTEELKKRRQWNEQEREIRLASSEKKAASPSSTPPAATTSPSPTPPATPARRGDFTRGEYAWRQQLRLMEDLDKVLKQKSTNQGRTPTKKSRSRPRSMTREETQLSLSPAKGATGTKLTRVYSHSSLNLAATDEPGNNGGDPTKRVRSTRPDSPSGCVTPSRLTNGEKDSESGSNGTSPAPEYSGPKLFKEPSFKSNKFIIHNALSRCCLAGKVNESQKNKIVEEMEKSPANHFLILFRDSSCQFRGVYTMNPDTQELARLAGVGPRTVSSIQVESIYKYSSDRKQFSAIPSKTMGMSVDAFTIPSHLWQGGGAGGGGSRRASVTKKAVTSK
- the LOC101464568 gene encoding calmodulin-regulated spectrin-associated protein 3 isoform X3 → MVDSPSAMKKTFSVPEIKPLDQYDFNRAKICASVRWLLSKSYGSAENVPVELRDPLYKDQYEQEHLKPAVSKLLLSPEIYCRAQALLAQAHGVSQPASQGSPADNSALLQFLIKKGFAPKVQDADVTEEDLSSSPIKTKAHLALIDSLMSLATKETVGQVKMAVEAEQMGVGAPWENGLLFWVNRLNQKLRESTEEEEPPKSQNCTDLQPVQDSCQSTRWYWKLVPHAIAFCLKESGNKPPVIRYRKDKVQSKLTPTFPLVSAVKDLSNGCAIAAVLHYYCPSLLPLEDVCLKDTMSVADSLYNLQLIKEFCESSLQSCCPLAVEDMLYAPLTLHLNIMSFIAELLEWFEIKKPDFVQPVQPIDLTDVSGLTDCISPVTGNSNSGSPSFIFKQPFVPISSPVSPENKSWTKKQISTDSLATAIPAMTSPMTSAGMTRVPYSPPEDLSHLVSASAPSQRSSWGPYAHTAQMGELPTIEEAMQVVHRPGSKDQKKGRVPEKGGKGALADRPEPRLRPEGAPAGFFLHSPEEDNPQLSSSAPCRSGILYRPVGGEVGGNERQGRRESRERSGRSDMSRDDDSVLRDGSVDSSEASDDMPRNAPGNIRPSSGRQGNHSTSNSPRMTSFAERRDNRRRHPAATGEESASAQTPTTPATPNTPSTPAGAVGCQDSPGPRGPEPGSEAWELGVRLEEKRKSIEAQKRRIEAIFAKHRQRLGKTAFLQLKREQGEGGGEAADDNLTLDERLTRMEEQLKQEEEKEKPSVSNPPRLEKQVTFSIESKKGSEIEKGTEKVGEAVLVEYNEVVQKLSEALQSLQKDMQKLTEQQQQLMSNQRPKNMLRTTPKSTTRSNTKTPSKTPPHTPTKTPPRTPTKTPTRTTSKAWVIPAGSNAPSASSPSRRSHLVSSSTSPKTIISSSCPASRTKSQSTPRSPKHHPRIQHQPHPRPSELKFPPLNRVLTPTQTVDTLPHLRRVSPSKCQVQTSSSFRIGGPRTPQESPQATQQPQAAESTSDTGSSETPTQFSLELEQEDTGVIGGLPQPRQDRLRAAGGSSSGAPSECSFESETLSMSAAYSTGGEGGRAAGAGKQCSLIEVSLSSLGGPEGGSDEPTDEGQEFSSDSMSDHTESAVEPAERLPAEPLDPIERLNLAIEDSDVPKEQIGSKGGDAREAEMLEPGEEQNEVGAKGGIGFFFKDEVHSEGEMAQRRAVLLERQQKRTEELKKRRQWNEQEREIRLASSEKKAASPSSTPPAATTSPSPTPPATPARRGDFTRGEYAWRQQLRLMEDLDKVLKQKSTNQGRTPTKKSRSRPRSMTREETQLSLSPAKGATGTKLTRVYSHSSLNLAATDEPGNNGGDPTKRVRSTRPDSPSGCVTPSRLTNGEKDSESGSNGTSPAPEYSGPKLFKEPSFKSNKFIIHNALSRCCLAGKVNESQKNKIVEEMEKSPANHFLILFRDSSCQFRGVYTMNPDTQELARLAGVGPRTVSSIQVESIYKYSSDRKQFSAIPSKTMGMSVDAFTIPSHLWQGGGAGGGGSRRASVTKKAVTSK
- the LOC101464568 gene encoding calmodulin-regulated spectrin-associated protein 3 isoform X1, giving the protein MVDSPSAMKKTFSVPEIKPLDQYDFNRAKICASVRWLLSKSYGSAENVPVELRDPLYKDQYEQEHLKPAVSKLLLSPEIYCRAQALLAQAHGVSQPASQGSPADNSALLQFLIKKGFAPKVQDADVTEEDLSSSPIKTKAHLALIDSLMSLATKETVGQVKMAVEAEQMGVGAPWENGLLFWVNRLNQKLRESTEEEEPPKSQNCTDLQPVQDSCQSTRWYWKLVPHAIAFCLKESGNKPPVIRYRKDKVQSKLTPTFPLVSAVKDLSNGCAIAAVLHYYCPSLLPLEDVCLKDTMSVADSLYNLQLIKEFCESSLQSCCPLAVEDMLYAPLTLHLNIMSFIAELLEWFEIKKPDFVQPVQPIDLTDVSGLTDCISPVTGNSNSGSPSFIFKQPFVPISSPVSPENKSWTKKQISRPLSAVTFSIPFGLDSDVDIVMGNPIDSVFRSVSTDSLATAIPAMTSPMTSAGMTRVPYSPPEDLSHLVSASAPSQRSSWGPYAHTAQMGELPTIEEAMQVVHRPGSKDQKKGRVPEKGGKGALADRPEPRLRPEGAPAGFFLHSPEEDNPQLSSSAPCRSGILYRPVGGEVGGNERQGRRESRERSGRSDMSRDDDSVLRDGSVDSSEASDDMPRNAPGNIRPSSGRQGNHSTSNSPRMTSFAERRDNRRRHPAATGEESASAQTPTTPATPNTPSTPAGAVGCQDSPGPRGPEPGSEAWELGVRLEEKRKSIEAQKRRIEAIFAKHRQRLGKTAFLQLKREQGEGGGEAADDNLTLDERLTRMEEQLKQEEEKEKPSVSNPPRLEKQVTFSIESKKGSEIEKGTEKVGEAVLVEYNEVVQKLSEALQSLQKDMQKLTEQQQQLMSNQRPKNMLRTTPKSTTRSNTKTPSKTPPHTPTKTPPRTPTKTPTRTTSKAWVIPAGSNAPSASSPSRRSHLVSSSTSPKTIISSSCPASRTKSQSTPRSPKHHPRIQHQPHPRPSELKFPPLNRVLTPTQTVDTLPHLRRVSPSKCQVQTSSSFRIGGPRTPQESPQATQQPQAAESTSDTGSSETPTQFSLELEQEDTGVIGGLPQPRQDRLRAAGGSSSGAPSECSFESETLSMSAAYSTGGEGGRAAGAGKQCSLIEVSLSSLGGPEGGSDEPTDEGQEFSSDSMSDHTESAVEPAERLPAEPLDPIERLNLAIEDSDVPKEQIGSKGGDAREAEMLEPGEEQNEVGAKGGIGFFFKDEVHSEGEMAQRRAVLLERQQKRTEELKKRRQWNEQEREIRLASSEKKAASPSSTPPAATTSPSPTPPATPARRGDFTRGEYAWRQQLRLMEDLDKVLKQKSTNQGRTPTKKSRSRPRSMTREETQLSLSPAKGATGTKLTRVYSHSSLNLAATDEPGNNGGDPTKRVRSTRPDSPSGCVTPSRLTNGEKDSESGSNGTSPAPEYSGPKLFKEPSFKSNKFIIHNALSRCCLAGKVNESQKNKIVEEMEKSPANHFLILFRDSSCQFRGVYTMNPDTQELARLAGVGPRTVSSIQVESIYKYSSDRKQFSAIPSKTMGMSVDAFTIPSHLWQGGGAGGGGSRRASVTKKAVTSK